The region TCGGCGTAGTCGTACTCGCACGCCGAGGACTCAATGCTCAAGGACTGAAAAAAGACCAAGAGCCTAAAAGCAAAAGGGGTTCACATTGAAAGTTGCCGAGCAAACTAACCGCACCGAAGCCGCGCCGGGGACGAAAGCCGCGCAGGGAGCGCAGAAGCAGGCCGAAGACCAGAAGAGCGCCAACGCATCGAAGCTGATTGCCGTCGCCGCTTTTTCCTGCCTGGTAGTTACCCTGCTGCAGTCGCTGGTCGTTCCGGCCGTCCCAAAGTTCCCGGCAGCCCTTGGCGCTAGCGCGACCACCGTGTCCTGGCTGGTCACCTCCACGCTGCTGACCGGCGCAATCGCCACCCCAGTTATTGGCCGCCTGGGCGACCTGCTGCCGCGCCGCCGAATGATGATTATCACCATGGTGCTGGTTTTCGTCGGCTCGATTATTGCCCCGCTCGGCGGAATCGTCACCGTTATTATCGGCCGTGCACTGCAGGGCATGGGCACCGCGCTTATCCCGGTCGCCATGGCCGAGATGCGCTACAGCCTACCACCGCACCGCATCGGCGGCGCCCTGGCCCTGCTCAGCGCGATGCTCGGCATCGGCGGCGGCCTGGGCATCCCGCTGGGTGGTGTAATCCTGTCCTTCGTCGGCTGGAAGGCCATGTTCTGGTTCGCCGCAATCATGTCCGCGATCTCCATCGCCCTGATTGCCTCGTTCATCCCGGCGGACACCTCGGATAACAAGGGCAGCTTCGACTACGTCGGCGCCGTCCTGCTCTCGCTGGGCCTGTCCGCAGTGCTAAGCGCCATCTCCCAGGGCGGATCCTGGGGTTGGGGCAGTGCCCTGACCATCGGCCTGTTCATCGCCGGCATCGTCGTCTTTGTCGCGTGGGGTTACTACGAGCTGCGTCAGGACTCCCCGCTGGTCAACCTGCGCACCACCGCTGACCGCCCGATCCTGCTGACGAACATCGCCTCGATCCTGCTGGGTGTCCTGATGTTCACCAACCTGCTGCTGACCACTCTGGAGCTGCAGAACCCGATCGCGCAGGGCGGCTTCGAGTGGCCGGCCTCCGCCGCAGGTCTCGCTATGCTGCCGTCGGCGCTGTCGATGTTCGCCGTCGCCCCGATTAGCGCCCGCCTGGCCGCTAAGTTCGGCGCCCGTATCGTCGTGACCACCGGCTCCGCCATCACCGCTATCGGCTACATCGCCCGACTCTTCCTGGAGCCCAACGGCGGCTTCGTCGTGGTGTGGGCAACCGTCGTCGCCATCGGCGTCGGCATCGGCTACGCAGGTCTGCCGATGATGATTGTCAAGTACTCTCCGGCCCACGAGGCCGGCTCCGCCAACGCTGTCAACGCACTGATGCGCTCAATCGGTATGTCCGCGTCCTCCGCGATGGTCGCCGCAATCACCGCGACGCTCGCCGTAGCACACGGCTCCGGCACCGTGCCGTCTTCCGGCGCCCTGGATACGCTGGCGATTATCAGCATCGCAATGGGCGTCATCGCAACGCTGCTGTCTCTGGCCGCTCGCCGCAAGGGTGAGGCCGAGATCGAGCACACCGAGCTCAAGGAACAATAGGAGGCTCCGATGACCCACTCTTTCGGGCCCGAGAACGCAATCGATACCCACGCGCACGTCTTCCCTGCCAGCTACCTGGATTTCCTCCAGGAGCACGGCCGCCCCGAGCGCGAAATAGCCATCGCCCGCGGACTCAACGCCGACTCCTCGGACGCCGAGCTCCGCTCCCGCGTGGAGTGGATGGATCGCGCCGGCATCGCCACGCAAATTATCGCGGTCACCCCGCAGGTTCCCTCGCTTCCCGACGCCGCGGACTCGCTGACGGCAGCGCGCCTTGTCAACGATGAGTACGCACGGATCGTAAACGACTACCCGGGACGATTCTTCGCCTACGGTGCGCTCCCGCTGCCACATATCGAGCAGACGCTAGCCGAAATTCCTCGCATCTTCGACGAGCTGGGATTCCTGGGAGTGTCGATCTCTACGGTGACCATGGGCGACTTCTTCCTCAACGACCCGTCCCTGGATCCGGTATGGGAGGCGCTAAACGAGCGCAACGCTATCGTCAATATCCACCCGACCGGCACCGGCGCATGCTCAAAGATGATCAACGGCGCTGACCTGGAGTGGGTCAACGGCGCACCCGTCGAGGACGCGACCGCCACGCTACAGCTAATGAAGGCCGACGTGCCGCGGCGCTTCCCGAACATCGCGTTCCACATCGCGCACCTCGGCGGCGACCTGCCGTTCATCGCCCGCCGCATCGAGGACAACTACGAGGACTGGGACGCATTCGCGGCCTCCCCCATGCAGCAAATGCGCCAGATGTACTTTGATGCCGCGAACTTCCACGAACCGTCCCTACGGCTGGCCGCAGAGACTTTCGGCATTCGCCAGATTCTGGGCGGGTCGGACTTCCCCTACTTCCAGGAGGAAAAGTACGTCCGCGCATTCTCCTACATCCGCGAGGCGAACCTAACGCAGGAGGAAATCGACGCCGCGCTTTTCGCTAACGCGCAGCGCCTGTACGGAATCTAGTTAGTCAGAAACCGGAGAAACCGGGTGCGCAATCGCGTCGTACTGCCGGCCTTTGAACTCAAAAGTCGCGACCGATTGCCACCCGGTTTTCTCATGCGCTGCCATGGAGGCCGCGTTTGAGTGCTCGACGAAGCCGACCGCCCACTTGTACTTGCCGTGCTCCGCGGCAATCCGGATTGACTCGTCCTTCATCGCGCGCAAGACTCCCTTGCCCCGATGCCCCTCGTCGACAACGCCGGGGCCGTAGAGGTAGAAGTCGCTAAGCCCAGCGGCTCGCACGGCCTCCACCGCAAGACCGGGAGGCCCCTGCTTGTACTCATCCGCGCCGGCGGTGAGCACGACGCCGATGCCCACGCCGTCGGAAAGCGCGACGACCGACGCGGGGCCATCGACGCGGGCCGCAATCATGGCGGCGTCGATTTTGCCCTGGACGAAACCGCCGCGCTCGCGCTGGGCCGGGGTGAGGTTTTCGCGGGCGTTGGCGTGGAAGATTTCGGCGGCCCAGAAGACATCGCCTTGGGCCAGAGGGCGGATTTCGAGTGTCATTCTGGCAACCCTACGCCAGCAATCTAAGCCAGAGACAGGAAGAGCTTCTCAAGTTCCTTCTTGTCCAGGTCTTCCGTCTCGCTGCTGAGGCACCGCTCCATACCATTTGCGATGATCACAAAGCCCGCGCGGTCGAGCGCCTTGGACACCGCCGACAGCTGCGTGACGACGTCCTTACATTCCGAGCCCTCTTCGAGCATCCGGACAACCGCACTGAGCTGTCCCTGTGCACGCTTGAGACGGTTGATGACCGGTTTCATTTCTTCAGTGTCAAGTTCCATTGTCCAACCTCCAATCCAACCACCATATTGACATACCCAAAATACCCCAAAGGGTATAACGCAATCCTGCAGCCCTGTTTCTTTAGTGAAGCTTTTCGCAATCATCATAGGCTCGGCTAACCTATTGAATGTGGGAAAGTCAAAGGTGAAAAAGTCCAAAAAGGACAAGAAGGATAAGAAGGCGCAGAAGCTGCACAAGCTCGCGAACGCCAAGCCAAAGGCAAAGTGCTGCCGCTCGAAGACCCGATGCCTGAAGTGCCCTGTCGTCATTCACAAGCTACAGCGCGAAATCAACGCCGGGAACGTAGACCGCGACCACCTGCTCAAGGTCATCGCCCAGGCCAGGAAGCGCTAGGAAGCACTAAGCCAAGCCCGAAGTCCCGCGGCCAGGCCCGCCACCGCACCAAGCCCTGCCGTGAGCCCCATAACAAGGAACATCAAACCGGCAGCCCACAGCCCGGTGCTATCCTTCACCCCTGAGATTACGCTCCATCCCAGCGCGTAGCCCGCCACTGCAGCCCACCACACCAGCAGGAAATTCGGGTAGATATCGCGCAGGCGCAAAACCCTGACGGCAACCAAAATCACCATTGCGAGTCCGCTGCAGAGAATCTGCCACGGCGAGTAGTTGAATTGACCTTCGGGCATCCAGGACAACGTCGCAAAGCTTATTACCAGGGCGAGGACGAATACCTCCATCGCAACCCAGGGGCCCACGCGCTGGTCGTATTTCCTGGCAAACCAGGCGGCCCCTCCCCAGGCCAGCGCGGTGTGGAGGGCAAGCACCAGGGCGTAAACGAGTAGGACATTGCCGAGACTCGCCAAGGAAAAGTCAGGGAGCAGGAACCTCATGACTCCAGGTTACCCACAATGACCGCATCCCCAGAACGCCACGGAGACTGCACGGCGGCCTCTGAGACAGCGCGCGATTCGACACGCTCCAGACCGAGCCCATTGGCGAAAGAAATCGACGAAAACGCCTGATCGCCGAAGCGCACTACTTCCTCGCGGCCTTCGTGCCCGACTGGAATTGCCGCCGCCTCCCACAAAGGCACGAGATCGTCACCGTAAGTTGACTGCGTGCGCTCCACGATGAGACCCGCAGTGTCGGCGATAGCGCCCACAATGCGCAGATACTCGCCGTAATTGTCCGGCCCTGCCCCGGAATCCGCCACAGCCAGGGCGAGGTCGACGCTGAGATGCGCGTTATCGCCCGCCATCGTCGCTCCGGAATCGAAATAGCGCGCCCAATGCTGCGGCACCTCGCCGCCTGAAAACTCCGCGTGAACAGCAGACAGGTAGCGGAAGATCAGATTCGCACTCAGCGCCTGAGCCCACTGCGAGGAGTTCTCCTCGAACGGAATCACCGCCCGCTCCTCCACCACATCTAGACCAACGCCAAAGACCCCTCGCCTATCGCCTGCCGACGATAACAAGGCCGTCACCTGGCGCGAGACCTCTGCGGCGGCGCGAACATCGGAGAGCGTAGCCGAAGGGCCAGGCGGCGTCGGTGAGGAGTAAGGCGCGGTGAGCGCCGCGATGCGCGCGGCAAGATCCGCGCTAGCTCGCGTCGATGTAGCTGACACCGGAGCCGCTTGCACTGGTGACACCGGAGCAGCGCCAGCAAGAACACATCCAGCAGCAACTACAGCTACGAACCGACGGGACATGCGGGCAAAGCGTATCGGAGTTTTAATGGGCACCCATCGAGGATGTCACACTTATGACGCAAATTACACAAAACAAACCCCTTCGGCCCGGAAAAATTCCGGAAGCCGAAGGGGCTTTCTTAGTGGCGGGGGCAGGATTCGAACCTACGACCTCTGGGTCTTTATCCAGCATCAATGACTCTCAAGAATCGCTTTGGCAGTTCATTGGCGGACGCTGGCAGCATCGCCGTATTTCTTTTCCTACTGACCGCAATACCGCGCGCCCGCATTACCGCAGGAGGGCCTGCCCGCACTACCACACGACCGCATTCCCGCACGCGGGCCCGAGTCCGACGACTGCAGAAAGCGGCCAGCAGGTATGAACAGCCGGTGCTGTTGCAAAGTTGGGCGGAGAGCAGCTAAAACTCAGTTTCTCATTCCCTGATGGCCGCTGCGTGTGGGCGTTCTCAGGCCGTCTCGAAGACCCGGTTGACGATCACCGCGTCCGGGTTCGGTTGCCCGTAGGCAAACATCGTGCCTTGCCCTTTCCGCAATGAGTGCATCGCCTCCATCCCTTTCAACGTCCGATATGCAGATGTCCGGTTCTTAAACGCGCCTTTCGGCCCGAGGATCCGCTTCAGCCGACCATGGTCGCCTTCCAGGATGCTGTTGAGGTATTTCACCTGCCGGTGTTCCACTGTTGGCGGGCAGATTCCCTCTGACTTCAACTCAGCGATTGCCCTGGCTAGGGAGGGTGATTTATCGGTGTTGATCACTCTGGGATACCCGGCTGACGCATTGGATCTGAGGACCTTGGCCAGGAAACGCTTCGCTGCGGCCACGTTCCGCTTCGGAGAGAGGTAAAAGTCCAGGGTCTGGCCACCGGCGGTGATCGCCCGATAGAGATAGCACCACCTGCCAGGAACTGGCCTGCCAGTCAGGTACCTGCCGGTACCACCGTGTTTGCTTGTCCAGATCAGGGGCGTATTTCTGGACCCAGCGGTAGATCGTGGTGTGATCGACCGGCACGCCCCGCTCGGTCATCATTTCCTCCAGATCGCGGTAGCTCACCCCGTAGCGGCAGTACCACCGCACTGCCCACAGAATGATGTCACGGGGGAAATGACGACCGGAGAAGATACCCATGGCTGTGATTATTTCACGTCGCTCTTCCTACTGCCCCAACTTTGCAACAGCACCTTTGTCTTTCGGGGAAAGGCACGGAGCCTGCTAATAGGCAGTTTTCACCCCGAGGATGTGACCGATCTCCCCGGGGCATCAACCTATGCGTGGGAGTTAATCCAATCAAGGGCAAAATTGGCTTGCATGATTGAAGTGCGGGCGTAGCTTGGAATGGCGGTGGTCGGTGCTGCTGCTTCCCCCGCAAATAGAACTCTGTTACCGGCCTGCGCAGTGCCCCAACTATTATTTAAAGGGGCGCCGACCCAGCGAGAAGCGTTTGGTTTTATTTGACCAGGGAAAATTCCTTTGTTGTGTTTGATCCATCCGGGGTCCTCATAGCCACAGGCGCAAACTACCGCTTCGACTCGGTGAGAATTACCCAAAGCATCTTTTAGGTCCACAGCGTTTCGAGCTTGTTCCCCTGATCCCTGGCCGCGAGCTAGGACAAGGCTCCCTGCTTGAAAACCTTCTCGTAGGTTTTTCGCGCCTTGCACAGGCATGGCGGTCACGTAACGATGTATCCAATCTGATATCCCATTGAGGAGAGTCTGCCTTAGGGAGACTTTTAGAGGTGACCAGATCTGATTGGCTAGGTCCACCATGCGACCGATCATTTTTTCCCATACAGAATAACCATTTTCAGCTAATTCATAGTCCAGCAGAAAACGATCAGTGCCATTCCTGGGGAGGGGCTCCCTAAGACGTCCCGGATACCAACCGAGGGAGGTGGCGTGCTGAGTGGCGTATTGTCTAAAATCCTCTACGCTGCGGGAGTGTGCACGGAACTCCTCTGCTGGCATTTCCTTTGGGGCGTTTAACTGAAGCGAAGTACGTACCCCGGGAAGCTGGCCGCTGGGGCTAAGCATAACTACCTCCACCCCCTCAAATAACGCTAATCGTGCGGCGTCCACGGCAGAGAGGCCAGTACCTAAAATACCGATGCGGGAAGTGGGATGGTTTTCTAGCCAGTGTGAAAAACTGGGGTCATAGGGGCTGGGGAAAACTGGGACCGTATCACGGTATGACTGGCAAGATGAAGGGACCCGTGCTGTTTTTCGGCCACCTGTGATGATGACGAAATCGGCTTTAAAGAGCCCGTGACGCGCAGTATGAATGAGGACAGGGGCTGCAGAATCTTCTACACAAATGACCGAATCGAGTACGTACTGAAGACGGTCATCGCGGCTGCCGCTCTCAGAGGGTAGAGCCTGTTGCAGGTAAGATCCGTACTTTTTTCTTGAAGAGAATACAGAACTGGACTCTTGTTTATTGTATCCCAGGAACTCCGCAAAATCATGTGGTTCCTCGACATCCAGCGACATTACTGAAGTACTTGTGTTACATAGCAAGCGTTTATCAACATGGCCAAAAGCAAGGTGCTTCTGAGGAGGTGTCGCGTCAAAAATAGTGAGTTCAATATGCGGGAAAGTAGAAGATACCCGTCGTGCGACCGCTGCAGCAGCGACCCCTGCGCCGATAACAGCAATTCGGGTCGTCATCACGCATCCTTTCCGGGGGCAACAGTAAACAGATCACCATGGGCGTCGAAAGACTCAAGAGATTGAAGATCGGTCTCAACAGCAGCACGGTCAGAAGAGCCAAGAAAAACCATGCCAAACGCACCAGTTGTTACGCGATTCGAGTTATCGATATAAGTGCCGATCTTTGGTCGCCGCGAGATTCTCTGAACGGTCGGGCGAGTTTGGACAAGATCCCAGTGGCACTGTTGAAGCACACCGTTTGACTGCGGGGTAGGCATGAGCCAGGCGACACACCCGTCAAGATTTCCGGCGAGTACTTCCTGTTCGGCAGCTTGTAAACCATCCACTAGCATCGTGGCGAGAACGCTGATCTGGCTGAAACCGCGAGTCGGGAAATAGACCTCGTCGGGTACTTCGGGGCCCATACAGCGACCGTTGTATTCAATAAGTACCCACTGCCCCTTAGACCACCTCAGTTCCACGTGGGAGGCTCCGAAGTCTACTTCCAGAGCGTCAAGGAGCGATAAGGTATATTCCACGGCACCAGAATAGTGGTTGTCCTCCGGTCCTACTGTGATAGCTGAATATATGTGGGGAGCTCCAGATTCCTCCGTAAGTCCGTATCGGAAAACTTCGGTCACAATATGCCGCCCTTCGGCTGTCACCGTGTTCACAAAATATTGAGGTCCGTCTACGTACTCCTGAAGAACCACGGAGGGTGATTTTTCTCCTAGCAAAGTCGTAGAATTTTGAATGGTAGTAATCGCTTGAAGAGTCTCGGGTTCTGTTTTGCAGAAATAGACATGGTCACTGCCCCCGCTTCCCACAGGCTTGACAACACAATCCTTGACCAGGGACGGGTCTAGATCAAGGCTGTCTTGTGCAGAAGCGGAGGATAGGGTAACAGACCTTGGGGCACGCAGTCCATATTGGTGAGCAACTTCAATCATTCCTTGCTTATGGCGACGGTGCCAGATCTTCTCTCTACCGTTATGCGGTAGTCCTAACTCAGCTGAAACCCACTCAGCTATGGATACTCCTGATTCGCTTCCCGGCACAACAAGGTCAAATTTTTCTTGGCTACATTCCCGAAGTAGGGCCAGAGCCCATGGATCGGAAATGCTCCCGTCTTCGTTAGCTGAGATGGCATACGGCGGGTTAGCAGTAGCAACCTCTACGTCCCTTTTTTGGCGCAGGATTGCCACCAGATCGGCACCACTTGAAGAATCATCAACTACTAATATTTTCATTTTTCCGTGTTCCCCACATTGCTTGGCTTATGGTTATTGCCACAATGAGCATCAACAAAGTTAACTGAATTGGTTCGACTTGAGAGCCCAATGCCACCTCGGTAGCCATCACCACGGCCGGAAGGGCCGCGATGATCAGTGCCGAGGTGAAAGGCGGCGCTAAGGTAATTCCCCACTGCAAGAGCAGGATAGGAAAAGTAATGCACATCACCGATAGCAGGACGATTGACAGGGTAGAGCCTCGAAGCATCTCCGCTTCCACGGAAAAGAAAGCCACGAGACCGCTAATAATCCAAGCTAAGTGAAACCTCACTGCTGCAATCGTGAGAACGCTGCTCCCTTGTTCAGTGGCCCAGCGCGAGGAGTAAAGCACTCCTACCGCAGAAATTCCTGCGCCTACAGCTAGAGCGAAACCCAGATAAGACTGGAGTGAACTGCTTCCCGTTCCTAGGAAGAAAAAACATAGAGCCAGCACCACTACTGCAGTTGTTGACACCAATGAACTGCTGAGCCTTCTGGCCGACCAAGTCATTATTACTGCGACAATAAAAGGGCCGACTCCTGTTTCGATGACACTTGATGCAGTGGGCTGCATCAAAGTAGTGGAAACATAGAATAAGCAGAAAGCGCCCGCAGTAAACAGATTGAGGCTTGCTGCAGTTGTCATTTTCATGGGGGGATGCGGTGTTTCCGTAGCTCGGTATTTTCTACGATAAAACGCTAAATAGACCACTGTGGAGATAATCGCCGCGATAAGAAACGCTGAAAACGTAGTAAAAGTAGATAGCTCTGGGTCTACTTGGGCTCCGACTATCGCAGTGCCGATTCCTTGCCATAGGACAGCTAGGGCTACGATAACCGCCCCTACGCCTGCTTTATTGGACTGGATCATAAAACCTTACCCTCAAAATCCGTAAAGTTAACTTAATAGGTGCTGTTGCAAAGTTGGGCGGAGAGCAGCTAAAACTCAGTTTCTCATTCCCTGATGGCCGCTGCGTGTGGGCGTTCTCAGGCCGTCTCGAAGACCCGGTTGACGATCACCGCGTCCGGGTTCGGTTGCCCGTAGGCAAACATCGTGCCTTGCCCTTTCCGCAATGAGTGCATCGCCTCCATCCCTTTCAACGTCCGATATGCAGATGTCCGGTTCTTAAACGCGCCTTTCGGCCCGAGGATCCGCTTCAGCCGACCATGGTCGCCTTCCAGGATGCTGTTGAGGTATTTCACCTGCCGGTGTTCCACTGTTGGCGGGCAGATTCCCTCTGACTTCAACTCAGCGATTGCCCTGGCTAGGGAGGGTGATTTATCGGTGTTGATCACTCTGGGATACCCGGCTGACGCATTGGATCTGAGGACCTTGGCCAGGAAACGCTTCGCTGCGGCCACGTTCCGCTTCGGAGAGAGGTAAAAGTCCAGGGTCTGGCCACCGGCGGTGATCGCCCGATAGAGGTAGCACCACCTGCCAGGAACTGGCCTGCCAGTCAGGTACCTGCCGGTACCACCGTGTTTGCTTGTCCAGATCAGGGGCGTATTTCTGGACCCAGCGGTAGATCGTGGTGTGATCGACCGGCACGCCCCGCTCGGTCATCATTTCCTCCAGATCGCGGTAGCTCACCCCGTAGCGGCAGTACCACCGCACTGCCCACAGAATGATGTCACGGGGGAAATGACGACCGGAGAAGATACCCATGGCTGTGATTATTTCACGTCGCTCTTCCTACTGCCCCAACTTTGCAACAGCACCCGCAAAAATCCCTTGATGAGGCGAACTCCCTAACCTGGGAAGAAAAACAACAGAAGCAAAAAGAGGCCCAAGACCTTTGGTACAAGTGCCAGACCGGGCGATAGCGTTAGCCCCGTTACCTTGTGACTATCCCCGATAATGGGGATAGTCACAAGGTAACGGGCGGCCAGGCATGATGTCGCATTGATATGGGAAGACACCATCGTTGCTCCGCACTAGGCCTCCGTGGAATCAATGTCCGGAGATAGACTCCCTACCAGCCATTCCATCGTCTGTATCAAGATATCTGTGAACGAGCGACATTCGACGAAGCGGCTGAACAGTCAGTTTTTGACTTTCTTGACTCAACCGAACGCGTAAAGCCAATAGCCCCTCTAGCGTTCGCGGATGAAGTGCTCACTGTCGGTACTACACCTCAGTCTAGACCGAAAAACACTACTCGATAGGAACGTAAATCCCTACAACGCTCCGATCTACCGCAGCTATTAATTCCTGACGGCTAATCACGTATTTGCGGCCCAGTTTTCCCCCTCCAATGTAGAACTCATCGCCCTTGATAGCATTCAGATCCGCCACAACAGGAAGACATTCAGGTACGCCAATCGGGCCAATACTATCTCTTTCCATACCAGTTAGTGCTAACGCCTCATTCATCGGCAGGAACGACGTCTTACCACCCAAGGCTCGCTTGAGACCTTTGTTATCTAAACGATGAGTGGCAGGAACCAGAACGAGAGCGTTATGCCGCACTCCTGACATCTTGGTAGAAACCACAATCGAATTCAGACTTTGCTCCGCAGTAGCACCAGTCTCCCTCAAGAAAGCCGCAGTGTCTGAAATATCTGGATCAACATGAAGAACACGCACAGTTTTTGCCTTTCATTGTTTAGACAAGTTCAGTGAAATAGAAGACACCAATACAAATGAAGATAACGCCTGGAAGGAAACGTACAGCGGGAATTCTCGCCAGAGGTGAATGCGCCACAGCTTTCAACAGGACCGACATCACGACAAATACTATGAGCGTGACCACAAGCAATAGGCCGAGAACCAGGGATTTCTGGCTGGAGCCAGTGTAGTGGCTCATCATCTGGGTAAAA is a window of Corynebacterium lactis RW2-5 DNA encoding:
- a CDS encoding MFS transporter encodes the protein MKVAEQTNRTEAAPGTKAAQGAQKQAEDQKSANASKLIAVAAFSCLVVTLLQSLVVPAVPKFPAALGASATTVSWLVTSTLLTGAIATPVIGRLGDLLPRRRMMIITMVLVFVGSIIAPLGGIVTVIIGRALQGMGTALIPVAMAEMRYSLPPHRIGGALALLSAMLGIGGGLGIPLGGVILSFVGWKAMFWFAAIMSAISIALIASFIPADTSDNKGSFDYVGAVLLSLGLSAVLSAISQGGSWGWGSALTIGLFIAGIVVFVAWGYYELRQDSPLVNLRTTADRPILLTNIASILLGVLMFTNLLLTTLELQNPIAQGGFEWPASAAGLAMLPSALSMFAVAPISARLAAKFGARIVVTTGSAITAIGYIARLFLEPNGGFVVVWATVVAIGVGIGYAGLPMMIVKYSPAHEAGSANAVNALMRSIGMSASSAMVAAITATLAVAHGSGTVPSSGALDTLAIISIAMGVIATLLSLAARRKGEAEIEHTELKEQ
- a CDS encoding amidohydrolase family protein, giving the protein MTHSFGPENAIDTHAHVFPASYLDFLQEHGRPEREIAIARGLNADSSDAELRSRVEWMDRAGIATQIIAVTPQVPSLPDAADSLTAARLVNDEYARIVNDYPGRFFAYGALPLPHIEQTLAEIPRIFDELGFLGVSISTVTMGDFFLNDPSLDPVWEALNERNAIVNIHPTGTGACSKMINGADLEWVNGAPVEDATATLQLMKADVPRRFPNIAFHIAHLGGDLPFIARRIEDNYEDWDAFAASPMQQMRQMYFDAANFHEPSLRLAAETFGIRQILGGSDFPYFQEEKYVRAFSYIREANLTQEEIDAALFANAQRLYGI
- a CDS encoding GNAT family N-acetyltransferase, whose amino-acid sequence is MTLEIRPLAQGDVFWAAEIFHANARENLTPAQRERGGFVQGKIDAAMIAARVDGPASVVALSDGVGIGVVLTAGADEYKQGPPGLAVEAVRAAGLSDFYLYGPGVVDEGHRGKGVLRAMKDESIRIAAEHGKYKWAVGFVEHSNAASMAAHEKTGWQSVATFEFKGRQYDAIAHPVSPVSD
- a CDS encoding metal-sensitive transcriptional regulator; translated protein: MELDTEEMKPVINRLKRAQGQLSAVVRMLEEGSECKDVVTQLSAVSKALDRAGFVIIANGMERCLSSETEDLDKKELEKLFLSLA
- a CDS encoding FAD/NAD(P)-binding protein; its protein translation is MTTRIAVIGAGVAAAAVARRVSSTFPHIELTIFDATPPQKHLAFGHVDKRLLCNTSTSVMSLDVEEPHDFAEFLGYNKQESSSVFSSRKKYGSYLQQALPSESGSRDDRLQYVLDSVICVEDSAAPVLIHTARHGLFKADFVIITGGRKTARVPSSCQSYRDTVPVFPSPYDPSFSHWLENHPTSRIGILGTGLSAVDAARLALFEGVEVVMLSPSGQLPGVRTSLQLNAPKEMPAEEFRAHSRSVEDFRQYATQHATSLGWYPGRLREPLPRNGTDRFLLDYELAENGYSVWEKMIGRMVDLANQIWSPLKVSLRQTLLNGISDWIHRYVTAMPVQGAKNLREGFQAGSLVLARGQGSGEQARNAVDLKDALGNSHRVEAVVCACGYEDPGWIKHNKGIFPGQIKPNASRWVGAPLNNSWGTAQAGNRVLFAGEAAAPTTAIPSYARTSIMQANFALDWINSHA
- a CDS encoding ATP-grasp domain-containing protein, whose amino-acid sequence is MKILVVDDSSSGADLVAILRQKRDVEVATANPPYAISANEDGSISDPWALALLRECSQEKFDLVVPGSESGVSIAEWVSAELGLPHNGREKIWHRRHKQGMIEVAHQYGLRAPRSVTLSSASAQDSLDLDPSLVKDCVVKPVGSGGSDHVYFCKTEPETLQAITTIQNSTTLLGEKSPSVVLQEYVDGPQYFVNTVTAEGRHIVTEVFRYGLTEESGAPHIYSAITVGPEDNHYSGAVEYTLSLLDALEVDFGASHVELRWSKGQWVLIEYNGRCMGPEVPDEVYFPTRGFSQISVLATMLVDGLQAAEQEVLAGNLDGCVAWLMPTPQSNGVLQQCHWDLVQTRPTVQRISRRPKIGTYIDNSNRVTTGAFGMVFLGSSDRAAVETDLQSLESFDAHGDLFTVAPGKDA
- a CDS encoding aminoacyl-tRNA deacylase encodes the protein MRVLHVDPDISDTAAFLRETGATAEQSLNSIVVSTKMSGVRHNALVLVPATHRLDNKGLKRALGGKTSFLPMNEALALTGMERDSIGPIGVPECLPVVADLNAIKGDEFYIGGGKLGRKYVISRQELIAAVDRSVVGIYVPIE